A window from Chryseobacterium vaccae encodes these proteins:
- a CDS encoding Gfo/Idh/MocA family oxidoreductase produces the protein MQLVKAGLCAFGMSGKVFHAPFLKEHPGFFISGIVERSKEDSKEKYPQTTIYRSVEEMLHNAEIELVIINTPVQTHYEYAKKALEAGKNIIVEKPFTVNVEEAEELVKLADEKGLFVSVYQNRRFDRDFLQVQNILNSGKLGSIKEAEIRFDRFRTSPSGKQHKENPQQDGSGSLHDLGAHLVDQVVQYFGYPEKLFADVFSMKGPEFANDYFELLLFYKNELRVRLKSSVFTKEAHYAYAIHGEKGSFLQERTDNQENELVAGAIPVYGEEWTVVLKEDDGILNFLNENNETERVLTLSEPGNYMDYYQQIYEHIVFGYPLPSPGKEVVQNMKIIDAALKSAKEGRVIEL, from the coding sequence ATGCAATTGGTAAAAGCTGGTCTCTGCGCTTTCGGGATGAGTGGGAAGGTATTTCATGCCCCTTTTTTAAAGGAACATCCCGGATTTTTTATTTCCGGTATCGTTGAACGAAGCAAAGAGGATTCTAAAGAAAAATATCCGCAGACAACAATCTACCGCTCTGTGGAAGAAATGCTTCATAATGCAGAAATAGAACTGGTGATTATCAATACCCCCGTTCAGACTCATTATGAATATGCCAAAAAAGCACTGGAAGCTGGGAAAAATATCATTGTTGAAAAACCATTTACAGTCAATGTTGAAGAAGCAGAAGAGCTGGTGAAACTGGCAGATGAAAAAGGACTGTTTGTAAGTGTATATCAGAACAGAAGATTTGACCGTGATTTTTTGCAGGTACAAAATATCCTGAACAGCGGAAAACTAGGCTCTATAAAAGAAGCTGAGATCCGTTTCGACAGATTCCGTACTTCTCCAAGCGGGAAGCAGCATAAAGAAAATCCACAACAGGACGGTTCAGGTTCGTTGCATGATCTTGGCGCCCACCTTGTGGATCAGGTTGTACAGTATTTCGGGTATCCGGAAAAACTTTTTGCGGATGTATTTTCTATGAAAGGTCCCGAGTTTGCCAATGATTATTTTGAGCTCCTGTTATTTTATAAAAATGAACTTCGGGTAAGGCTGAAGTCATCAGTTTTCACCAAAGAGGCTCATTATGCTTATGCCATCCACGGCGAAAAAGGAAGTTTCCTTCAGGAAAGAACCGATAATCAGGAAAATGAGCTTGTAGCCGGAGCCATTCCTGTATATGGAGAAGAATGGACTGTTGTATTAAAAGAGGATGACGGTATTCTGAATTTTTTAAATGAAAATAACGAAACTGAAAGAGTATTAACCCTGAGCGAGCCCGGCAATTACATGGATTACTACCAACAGATCTATGAGCACATCGTATTCGGATATCCACTGCCCTCTCCGGGAAAAGAAGTGGTACAGAACATGAAAATCATTGATGCTGCTCTGAAAAGTGCCAAGGAAGGAAGAGTTATTGAGCTATAA
- the trmD gene encoding tRNA (guanosine(37)-N1)-methyltransferase TrmD: MRIDIISVLPELMESPFKTSILRRAMDKGLAEVHFHHLRDWAINKHRQIDDEPYGGGAGMVMMVEPLDKCISELKSQRTYDEVIYLTPDGVTLNQKIANTLSIKNNLIFLCGHYKGIDQRVRDLHITKEISIGDYVLTGGELAACVLADSVIRLLPGVLNDEQSALTDSFQDDLLSPPIYTRPEVYKGLEVPKVLLSGNFAQIEEWRHEEAIRITQEKRPDLL; the protein is encoded by the coding sequence ATGAGAATTGATATAATAAGCGTACTTCCTGAATTGATGGAAAGTCCGTTTAAGACTTCTATTTTAAGAAGGGCAATGGATAAAGGTTTGGCAGAAGTACACTTTCACCACCTCAGAGACTGGGCCATCAATAAGCACAGGCAGATTGATGACGAACCTTATGGTGGAGGTGCAGGAATGGTCATGATGGTGGAACCATTGGATAAGTGCATTTCCGAACTTAAATCTCAAAGAACCTATGATGAGGTGATTTATCTTACACCGGACGGAGTAACCTTGAACCAGAAAATAGCCAATACCCTTTCCATAAAAAATAACCTGATTTTTCTCTGTGGTCATTATAAAGGAATTGATCAGAGAGTACGGGATCTTCATATTACAAAAGAAATTTCAATCGGTGATTATGTGCTCACCGGAGGAGAACTGGCTGCATGCGTGCTGGCTGATTCGGTAATCAGACTTCTTCCCGGAGTCTTAAATGATGAGCAGAGTGCTTTAACCGACAGTTTTCAGGATGATCTCCTTTCACCACCAATTTATACAAGACCTGAAGTATACAAAGGACTGGAGGTTCCTAAAGTTCTTTTAAGTGGTAATTTTGCGCAAATTGAAGAGTGGCGTCATGAGGAAGCCATAAGAATTACTCAGGAAAAACGTCCCGATTTACTTTAA
- a CDS encoding ABC-F family ATP-binding cassette domain-containing protein, giving the protein MNYVSAENLTKSYGIKVLFENISFHINEGDKIAIVAKNGSGKSTLLKILMGKEIADSGTVVINKDIQVVLFDQEIDYNPDLTIDEFMMTLDSEPILALKNYHQSLHSTDSAFIEKALADMEVHKAWDLENEMKQILSQLKITDLEAKMGTLSGGQIKRVALAKLLTETRAEHRHTLLIMDEPTNHLDVEMVEWLENYLNKAKITLLLVTHDRYFLDSVCDIIWEMEDQNLYLHNGSYAVYLENKMIREENMNATIDKANNLYRKELEWMRRQPKARTTKSKSRIDSFYETEKVAKTDTRKQGLELDFEMKRLGQKILELKHIDKSFGDKLLLKDFSYQFQRGEKIGIIGKNGAGKSTLLNIIQGYEKADKGEVETGETISFGYFSQKGLTYKEDERVIDFIKEIAEFYPLANGKSLSASQFLRLFLFDDQTQYSPISKLSGGEKRRLHLMHILYQNPNFLIFDEPTNDLDLPTLTVLENFLQQFQGSLIIVSHDRYFMDRIVDHILAFEGNGKIKDFIGNFSEYREAKSREEALEKNTASKPEPAKETTPAADISNSKKRKLTFKEQRELETIEKEMPELEDQRSKILDLLNNETDYEKVAKLSDELETVSEKLGDHEMRWLELQELL; this is encoded by the coding sequence ATGAATTACGTTTCTGCAGAAAACCTGACCAAATCTTACGGCATCAAAGTTTTGTTTGAAAATATCTCTTTCCACATCAATGAAGGAGATAAAATAGCTATTGTTGCCAAAAACGGAAGCGGAAAATCTACCCTTCTTAAAATATTGATGGGTAAAGAAATTGCAGACAGCGGAACGGTGGTCATCAATAAAGATATCCAGGTTGTTCTGTTTGATCAGGAAATTGATTACAATCCGGATCTTACCATTGACGAATTTATGATGACTCTGGATTCAGAACCGATTCTGGCCCTTAAGAATTATCATCAATCCTTGCATTCTACAGACTCTGCTTTTATTGAAAAGGCTTTGGCTGATATGGAAGTTCATAAAGCCTGGGACTTGGAAAATGAAATGAAGCAGATCCTTTCCCAGCTGAAGATCACAGATCTGGAAGCTAAAATGGGAACTTTATCAGGAGGGCAGATCAAGCGTGTTGCCCTGGCCAAGCTTTTAACAGAAACCAGAGCCGAGCACAGACATACCCTGCTGATTATGGATGAACCTACCAACCACCTTGACGTGGAAATGGTTGAATGGCTTGAAAATTATCTGAACAAAGCAAAAATCACCTTACTGCTGGTTACCCACGACCGTTATTTCTTAGACAGCGTTTGCGATATTATCTGGGAAATGGAAGATCAGAATCTTTATCTTCATAATGGTTCGTATGCCGTGTATCTGGAAAATAAAATGATCCGCGAGGAAAATATGAATGCAACGATTGACAAGGCCAACAATCTTTACCGGAAGGAACTGGAATGGATGCGCAGACAGCCGAAAGCCAGAACTACCAAATCAAAAAGCAGAATTGACTCTTTCTATGAAACAGAAAAAGTAGCCAAAACGGACACCAGAAAACAGGGGCTTGAACTGGATTTTGAAATGAAACGTCTGGGCCAGAAAATTCTTGAACTTAAGCATATTGATAAAAGTTTTGGTGACAAGCTGTTGCTGAAAGATTTCAGTTACCAGTTCCAGCGTGGTGAAAAAATAGGCATCATCGGAAAAAACGGTGCCGGAAAATCTACCCTTCTGAATATTATCCAGGGATATGAAAAAGCCGACAAAGGTGAAGTAGAAACCGGGGAAACAATATCTTTTGGGTATTTTTCACAAAAAGGACTTACCTATAAAGAGGATGAACGGGTTATTGATTTCATTAAAGAAATTGCAGAATTCTATCCTCTTGCCAACGGAAAAAGTCTTTCCGCTTCACAGTTCTTAAGGCTGTTCCTGTTTGATGACCAGACGCAGTACTCCCCTATTTCCAAGCTTTCCGGTGGGGAGAAAAGAAGGCTGCACCTGATGCATATCCTTTATCAGAACCCTAATTTCCTGATTTTTGATGAACCTACAAATGATCTTGATCTTCCAACACTTACCGTTTTGGAGAACTTCCTGCAACAATTCCAGGGATCACTAATCATCGTATCTCACGACCGTTATTTTATGGACCGAATCGTAGATCACATTCTGGCTTTCGAAGGAAACGGAAAAATAAAAGATTTTATTGGAAATTTCTCAGAATACAGGGAAGCCAAAAGCAGAGAAGAAGCTCTGGAAAAGAACACAGCATCAAAACCTGAACCTGCTAAAGAAACAACACCTGCTGCTGATATTTCAAATTCCAAGAAAAGAAAACTGACTTTCAAAGAGCAAAGAGAGCTGGAAACGATTGAAAAAGAAATGCCTGAACTGGAAGACCAGCGTTCTAAAATCCTTGATCTGCTTAATAACGAAACCGACTATGAAAAAGTAGCCAAACTTTCTGACGAGCTGGAAACTGTTTCCGAAAAACTTGGCGATCATGAGATGAGATGGCTGGAGCTTCAGGAGCTTTTATAA
- a CDS encoding 5' nucleotidase, NT5C type — MKKVIVDMDGVMADVYHQLVQFEKRDSGDEIEISGLAGLPEIEAFPNGKKHVNEIGFFRTLPVMEGSREALKYLNDKYELYIVSAGMEFSNSLREKFDWLAEHFPFISWEQIVLCGSKKVVSGDVMIDDYPRNPDHFSGEKFIFTQPHNELLENENYKRVNSWEEIMRIL, encoded by the coding sequence ATGAAAAAAGTAATTGTTGATATGGATGGGGTGATGGCAGATGTTTATCATCAATTGGTACAATTTGAAAAAAGAGATTCAGGAGATGAAATTGAGATCAGTGGTCTGGCAGGTTTGCCTGAAATTGAAGCTTTTCCGAATGGTAAAAAACATGTCAATGAAATTGGTTTTTTCAGAACACTTCCGGTGATGGAAGGAAGCCGCGAAGCTTTGAAATATTTAAATGATAAATATGAACTGTATATTGTTTCAGCGGGAATGGAATTTTCCAACAGCTTAAGGGAAAAGTTTGACTGGCTGGCAGAACATTTTCCGTTTATCTCCTGGGAACAGATTGTTTTATGCGGAAGTAAAAAAGTAGTTTCAGGGGATGTAATGATTGATGATTATCCTAGAAATCCTGATCATTTTTCCGGTGAAAAATTCATTTTTACCCAGCCTCATAATGAGCTTCTGGAAAATGAAAATTACAAAAGAGTGAATTCCTGGGAAGAGATCATGCGGATTCTGTAG
- a CDS encoding NAD(P)/FAD-dependent oxidoreductase has protein sequence METREKIIIIGGGFAGLQLAKTLNNKNKKVMVLDRVNHHMFQPLFYQVASGRIEPSNISFPFRKIFQRSRNTQFRMTEVKEIDPVHNKVITDEAEFTYDKLIIATGCKTNFFGNKDLEGKAFGMKNTQEAIGIRNHVLMTFEKLILEKSRSDDGNWNIVIVGSGPTGVELAGAFAEMKKEILPRDYPYMNFDQLKIILVSSTEKPLAVMSSEAQDKSEKYLKDLGVTFLSGEVVTDYDGDKVHLKSGKSIPSNNVIWAAGVTGNVVAGFPEEKLVRNRYIVDRHNKIKGYDNIYAIGDIAYMETPKYPQGHPQVANVAINQARNLGRNILKKNPGEWKEYEYDDKGSLATIGKHRAVVDLPFIKFQGFLAWYFWMFLHLMLILSVRNKLAIFFNWMWSYFNKDSSLRLIIIPTKKNGTLQ, from the coding sequence ATGGAAACACGCGAAAAAATCATCATTATAGGAGGAGGATTTGCGGGGCTGCAGCTTGCAAAAACATTGAATAACAAGAATAAAAAAGTAATGGTTCTGGACCGGGTGAATCATCATATGTTTCAGCCGCTTTTTTATCAGGTTGCTTCCGGAAGGATAGAACCCTCCAATATTTCTTTCCCGTTCAGGAAGATTTTTCAGCGTTCCAGAAATACACAGTTCCGGATGACAGAGGTGAAAGAAATTGATCCTGTGCACAACAAAGTAATCACCGATGAAGCCGAATTCACCTATGATAAACTGATCATCGCAACGGGCTGTAAAACCAATTTTTTTGGTAACAAAGATCTTGAAGGAAAAGCTTTCGGAATGAAAAATACCCAGGAAGCTATCGGAATCAGAAATCATGTACTGATGACTTTTGAAAAGCTGATCCTTGAAAAAAGCCGCAGTGACGACGGAAACTGGAATATAGTGATTGTTGGCAGCGGACCAACTGGGGTAGAGCTGGCAGGTGCTTTTGCCGAAATGAAAAAAGAAATCCTTCCAAGGGATTACCCTTATATGAATTTTGACCAGCTGAAGATTATTTTGGTAAGCTCTACAGAAAAACCGCTTGCTGTAATGAGCAGTGAGGCTCAGGATAAATCTGAAAAATACCTTAAAGATCTCGGAGTAACTTTCCTTAGCGGAGAGGTTGTAACGGATTATGACGGGGATAAAGTGCATTTGAAAAGCGGAAAATCAATTCCTTCCAATAATGTTATCTGGGCAGCCGGAGTTACAGGAAATGTTGTTGCTGGCTTCCCCGAAGAAAAACTGGTCCGAAACAGATACATTGTAGACCGGCATAATAAAATAAAAGGGTACGATAATATTTATGCCATCGGAGATATTGCCTACATGGAAACACCTAAATATCCACAGGGGCATCCGCAGGTTGCCAACGTAGCCATTAATCAGGCGAGAAATCTGGGGAGAAATATTTTAAAGAAAAATCCGGGCGAATGGAAAGAGTACGAATATGATGACAAAGGATCTTTGGCTACCATAGGAAAGCACAGGGCTGTTGTTGATCTACCTTTTATAAAATTTCAGGGTTTTCTGGCATGGTATTTCTGGATGTTTCTCCATTTAATGCTAATTTTGAGCGTTCGAAATAAACTGGCCATATTCTTTAACTGGATGTGGAGCTATTTCAACAAAGATTCTTCTTTAAGATTAATTATTATACCTACTAAGAAAAACGGAACATTACAATGA
- a CDS encoding glycoside hydrolase family 25 protein, producing the protein MTPKKYTKKTAKKVHGHRRKNYFFRRKVILGILIIALIGTGFYLKQSISYYYALYFNKFSHKKLHNSERETLRIQKILTSNLDKTYGFDISHYQNREDIKWDSLSIGNKTIPLEFVVMRATMGNRNADKHFGDFWEQAKKHNLIRGAYHFYRADEDPVIQANNFLDNVKLESGDLPPILDIEKIPKRKTNKKLVEDLKVWCRIIEETYGEKPIIYTYYHYYKDFLKGEFDDYPLWLANYNDVPSPTPEGSWDFWQFTENGIVHGINTKVDLDIYNGSSWSLKRLTLD; encoded by the coding sequence ATGACACCGAAGAAGTACACCAAAAAAACTGCCAAAAAGGTACACGGGCACCGACGGAAGAACTATTTTTTCCGCAGAAAAGTAATTTTGGGCATCTTAATCATCGCTTTAATAGGAACAGGGTTTTATTTGAAGCAATCCATCAGCTATTATTACGCTTTGTACTTTAATAAATTCAGTCATAAAAAACTTCACAACAGCGAAAGAGAAACGTTAAGGATCCAAAAAATCCTGACTTCCAATCTGGACAAGACGTATGGTTTTGACATTTCACATTATCAGAACAGAGAGGATATCAAATGGGACAGTCTGAGTATCGGAAATAAAACAATTCCTCTGGAATTTGTTGTTATGCGCGCTACCATGGGAAACCGGAATGCTGATAAACATTTTGGCGATTTTTGGGAGCAGGCTAAAAAACATAACCTGATTCGTGGTGCTTATCATTTTTACAGGGCAGATGAAGATCCTGTGATTCAGGCCAATAATTTCCTGGACAATGTAAAACTGGAAAGTGGTGATCTGCCACCTATTTTAGATATAGAAAAGATCCCAAAACGCAAGACCAACAAAAAGCTGGTTGAGGATCTTAAAGTATGGTGCAGGATTATAGAAGAAACGTATGGTGAAAAACCTATTATCTACACCTATTATCATTATTACAAAGATTTTTTAAAAGGTGAATTTGACGATTATCCTCTCTGGCTGGCCAATTACAATGACGTGCCATCTCCTACTCCTGAAGGAAGCTGGGATTTCTGGCAGTTTACCGAAAACGGAATCGTTCATGGTATCAATACCAAAGTAGATCTGGATATTTATAATGGCAGCTCATGGTCTTTAAAGAGACTGACGCTGGATTAA
- a CDS encoding endonuclease/exonuclease/phosphatase family protein, which translates to MEVFSFYNVENLFLPDPVPVHKLDPTRSGLRNWDEKRYRNKLFKISHVFQLMKEKNGVLPFIIGLSEISGRKVLEDLVEMDPFNSEYGIVHYNSMDERKVDVAMLYDKNKVEIIDSETITFFFEIIKKNTQNYDTTRDVLFSKVKYKGTLINVFISHLPSKREKDINKPKRAFILNEVRQRIMKLVHEEKEHVVLCGDFNENPDDENLVKILYDNEHEKVLINPFQELFSTRNYSTFHYKSGLLYDQIILSKSLFDNDVLTFQDAQVFNSEKISSRTRYFEGRPFRTYAGTRYLGGYSDHFPVFVRFKN; encoded by the coding sequence ATGGAGGTGTTTTCTTTTTATAATGTCGAAAATTTATTTTTGCCCGACCCCGTCCCCGTTCATAAATTAGATCCAACCAGATCAGGATTAAGGAATTGGGATGAGAAAAGATACAGAAATAAGCTTTTTAAAATTTCACACGTTTTTCAATTGATGAAGGAGAAAAATGGTGTTCTGCCGTTTATCATTGGGTTATCTGAGATTTCCGGAAGGAAAGTTTTGGAAGATCTGGTGGAAATGGATCCCTTTAATTCTGAATATGGAATTGTTCATTATAATTCCATGGATGAAAGAAAGGTAGATGTAGCCATGTTGTATGATAAAAATAAAGTAGAAATAATAGACTCAGAAACTATTACTTTCTTCTTCGAAATAATAAAAAAAAACACACAGAATTACGACACAACCAGAGACGTACTCTTTTCAAAAGTAAAATACAAAGGTACTCTTATTAATGTTTTTATCTCTCATCTTCCCTCTAAGCGAGAAAAAGATATTAATAAGCCCAAAAGAGCCTTTATATTGAACGAGGTCCGGCAGCGGATCATGAAATTGGTACATGAAGAGAAAGAGCATGTAGTGTTGTGCGGTGATTTTAACGAAAACCCGGATGATGAAAATTTAGTGAAAATTCTCTATGACAACGAGCACGAGAAGGTTTTGATTAACCCTTTTCAGGAGTTGTTCTCTACAAGAAATTATTCTACTTTTCATTATAAATCCGGACTGTTGTATGACCAGATTATTTTATCGAAATCTCTTTTTGATAATGATGTTCTGACTTTTCAGGATGCCCAGGTATTCAATTCTGAAAAAATCAGCAGCCGGACCAGATACTTTGAAGGACGCCCTTTCCGAACCTATGCCGGTACCCGGTATTTAGGCGGGTACAGCGATCACTTTCCGGTTTTTGTCAGGTTTAAAAATTAA
- a CDS encoding alpha/beta fold hydrolase yields MKKLNALFLFLMAYGLHAQVISGSIISKNENQPVPYVKIGVEKETIGTISDNKGSFSIDLSGMDPLHKVRIEVPGYEAYSETVQDFKKQNPKKILLQEKSKSIKEVVIKAKKLVDKNWGVNTKTKSVLYFVNPAGNKENFLGETALEFNAKKRSKIRNINLNIARYISTEPVLMRYSIYSEKNGFPDKNILEEEITVQLTEDMIKDGTYTLDVNDYGIWVKGKFFVGIQFLKEFNGSIKISAALFRTGFIREFYGDWKKMTIAAPAINIDVKMDKSGKDTKDDDGGYADDVDASERWLADNSKNIQEADQSIYGKNESAGKYLKLKDTDLYYEVYGEGEPLVLLHGNSGRIKDYYQQIPVLSKQYKVIVMDTRGQGKSKDTSKKDFTYKLFADDVKALADDLKLDKINIVGWSDGGNTGLEFALKYPERLNKLVTIGANAFPEGVEEKLIERFTNQMTQLNQLAPAETFNERRLLKIMLTEPNINKNDLNKIKSPVLVIAGDRDVIKADHTEFISKQIPNGEKKIYKDTTHMVPYERPDELNADILSFLGKK; encoded by the coding sequence ATGAAAAAATTAAACGCTTTATTTCTTTTTTTAATGGCTTATGGCCTCCATGCACAGGTTATTTCCGGCAGTATAATTTCTAAAAACGAGAATCAGCCGGTTCCTTACGTAAAAATCGGGGTGGAAAAAGAAACGATAGGAACGATATCAGACAATAAGGGCAGCTTTTCCATTGATCTTTCAGGAATGGATCCGTTGCACAAAGTACGGATAGAAGTTCCCGGATATGAAGCCTATTCCGAAACCGTACAGGATTTTAAAAAACAGAATCCTAAAAAAATCCTTCTGCAGGAAAAAAGTAAATCTATTAAAGAAGTTGTCATTAAGGCTAAAAAGCTGGTTGATAAAAACTGGGGAGTCAATACGAAAACCAAAAGTGTTTTATATTTCGTTAATCCAGCAGGAAACAAAGAAAATTTCCTGGGAGAAACAGCTTTGGAATTCAATGCAAAGAAAAGATCAAAAATCAGGAATATTAATCTGAATATTGCCCGTTATATTTCCACAGAACCGGTTCTGATGCGATATAGTATTTACAGTGAGAAAAACGGGTTCCCGGATAAAAATATTTTGGAGGAAGAAATTACTGTTCAGCTTACTGAAGATATGATTAAAGACGGAACTTATACCCTTGATGTTAATGATTATGGTATTTGGGTTAAAGGAAAGTTTTTTGTAGGAATCCAGTTTTTAAAAGAATTTAACGGAAGCATTAAAATAAGTGCGGCTCTGTTCAGAACAGGGTTCATCAGGGAGTTTTATGGCGACTGGAAAAAAATGACGATTGCAGCTCCGGCTATTAATATTGATGTAAAAATGGATAAAAGCGGAAAAGATACAAAAGATGATGATGGAGGATACGCAGATGATGTTGATGCTTCTGAGAGATGGCTTGCAGATAATTCAAAAAATATACAGGAAGCAGATCAGTCCATATACGGAAAGAATGAATCGGCAGGAAAGTACCTGAAATTAAAGGATACGGATCTTTATTATGAAGTATATGGCGAAGGTGAGCCTTTGGTATTACTTCATGGGAACTCCGGACGTATAAAAGATTATTACCAGCAGATCCCGGTTCTTTCCAAACAATACAAAGTAATTGTGATGGATACAAGAGGGCAGGGTAAAAGTAAAGATACTTCCAAAAAAGATTTTACCTATAAATTGTTTGCAGATGATGTAAAAGCATTAGCAGACGATCTGAAGCTCGATAAAATTAATATTGTTGGCTGGAGTGACGGAGGAAACACAGGATTGGAGTTTGCATTGAAATATCCGGAGAGGCTTAATAAATTGGTGACCATCGGAGCCAATGCTTTTCCTGAAGGAGTAGAAGAAAAACTTATCGAAAGGTTCACCAATCAAATGACACAGCTGAATCAATTAGCCCCTGCTGAAACATTCAATGAGCGCAGGCTTTTAAAAATCATGCTTACAGAGCCCAATATCAATAAAAATGACTTAAATAAAATTAAAAGTCCGGTTTTGGTTATTGCCGGGGACAGAGATGTGATTAAGGCGGATCATACCGAATTTATTTCCAAACAAATTCCGAACGGAGAGAAAAAAATCTATAAGGATACAACCCATATGGTGCCTTATGAAAGGCCGGATGAACTAAATGCAGATATTCTAAGTTTTCTTGGTAAGAAGTAA